In Cotesia glomerata isolate CgM1 linkage group LG3, MPM_Cglom_v2.3, whole genome shotgun sequence, one genomic interval encodes:
- the LOC123262116 gene encoding RCC1-like G exchanging factor-like protein yields MYNSIRLYSRIGAKKYKKLPPVRMKKPKKNEGQPLPIFDYGTSSKDHRIYVWGLANHGGLGTAGRTRRKDGYNFIAKPSRLFFGEHHQVTDIACGYGFTLLGVNSKDKNIVYGNGINTDSQLGFDANDFKYKVTGKTGQLPLARPIPLPLKENSSKVLGLAAGRAHSLILTSEGVFTLGNNAYGQCGRSIIEEENHFESHVIFHIPEINGQKIAAVSAGQDHSIFLTEQGQVYACGWGADGQTGLGHYNNQWKPELVKGEVEGEKIIKVAGISDCVLALSESGKVYGWGNSEYGQLPVQNDNYQVNTAIELSDFSEFGRIVDVAAGGSFCMALTETGDVYTWGYGILGFGPRVTKVQMPTMIPNTLFGRNPYQPDIKVEKIYCGINYMCAVTNQDELFTWGRNAYGYLGLGHCKDQFFPLKVAVGAKVEKVACGVDHTVALCRAFI; encoded by the exons ATGTATAATTCAATCAGATTATACTCAAGGATAGgcgcaaaaaaatataaaaaattgccgCCTGTAAGGATGAAAAAgccgaaaaaaaatgaaggacAACCATTACCAa ttttcgaTTATGGAACAAGCTCAAAGGACCACCGTATCTACGTTTGGGGACTAGCAAATCACGGTGGCCTTGGAACAGCTGGAAGAACTCGACGAAAGGACGGTTACAATTTCATAGCGAAGCCCAGTCGTTTATTCTTCGGAGAACACCACCAAGTAACTGACATAGCATGTGGTTACGGGTTCACTTTACTCGGAGTTAATTCCAAAGACAAGAACATTGTCTACGGAAACGGCATCAACACCGACTCACAATTAGGCTTCGATGCTAACGATTTCAAGTACAAAGTCACCGGCAAAACTGGGCAACTGCCGCTAGCCCGTCCAATTCCGCTGCCTTTGAAAGAGAACTCCAGCAAAGTCCTGGGACTAGCTGCTGGCAGAGCTCATTCCTTGATACTTACCTCAGAAGGAGTTTTTACGCTGGGTAACAATGCGTATGGACAGTGTGGGAGGTCTATTATTGAGGAGGAGAACCATTTCGAGAGCCATGTCATCTTTCATATTCCAGAGATCAACGGCCAGAAAATAGCTGCTGTTAGTGCTGGGCAAGATcacag tatttttttgactGAACAAGGACAGGTTTATGCTTGTGGCTGGGGAGCTGATGGACAAACTGGTCTAGGGCATTATAATAATCAGTGGAAGCCTGAGTTAGTTAAAGGCGAAGTGGAaggtgaaaaaataataaaagtcgCTGGAATTTCTGACTGCGTACTTGCTCTCAgtg AAAGTGGTAAAGTTTACGGCTGGGGTAATTCAGAGTACGGACAATTACCAGTACAAAATGACAATTACCAAGTAAACACCGCAATCGAGCTATCTGACTTCTCTGAATTCGGACGTATCGTCGATGTCGCTGCTGGTGGGAGCTTTTGCATGGCCTTAACAG aaaCTGGAGATGTTTACACCTGGGGCTACGGTATCCTAGGATTTGGTCCCCGAGTTACAAAAGTCCAAATGCCAACTATGATTCCCAACACTCTGTTTGGCCGGAACCCATACCAGCCAGATATAAAAGTTGAGAAAATCTACTGCGGGATAAATTACATGTGTGCAGTAACGAACCAAGACGAACTTTTCACCTGGGGGCGCAATGCCTACGGATATCTGGGTCTTGGGCACTGCAAAGACCAATTTTTCCCTCTGAAAGTGGCCGTGGGTGCCAAAGTTGAGAAAGTTGCTTGCGGAGTCGACCACACAGTCGCTTTATGCCGcgcatttatttaa
- the LOC123262109 gene encoding uncharacterized protein LOC123262109, which produces MFLSLFILTTSLQIIIVSGQEISVVRHIDGDIFTVEGSCATACTAVSSGTANPYKRQISQVSDGINSSSLTSSVTTSPVATNTTCVCQCKSELALFREDLNICVSDIHECRVTGFISNAGVVERIPYVFLPQLGQIIYPQAEIQFQGVTAPVCGIAGAQQLGRSGWSEFRNLSSTESPFRLFKDQNKTFIQWIGDVGLRESAEGKLIAVKLVCRDASPNSTNPGVFIPCVAFRVAGSPSRSNIREVSFVSTGPYHQGLSTLEYTAIGISILLLVLIYIASVSLYLHTRKARRKRNARDPELTIPSREAAGLIKNNPLLNRHFESDSNSLHSETSDPVGEEYNPTDPDTGFEKVTSAIIHPHAMFVEHANDSMMGSSSSAIIAERLPEEDVRIVETADTANQFQQQLHHQQFDMSVLPGIQRRKLYFNPAYFDRQLLLAPPPAAIEFILKIREVISIAKHKLTAKRFIPTLTKIPEEDSVSSDKCSTSHKRAASSIRSSITKSRKSQKCTGCPGCLDTRQISTNNGNLPLLNLPDDHLRPVGESRVRAWLEDIKPPSESRRKLDNNNNYHYNGFNKNQLQDNSRVFARSLEYLNDIPRRNTSRNSLTTWKDPPMLRTFQNIALSECDDDQTSQHSVSKRSTKSMFEDTNYDRYCRTRKCTLLQQKINTINEVNQINDKVRKAIENSFIKQMEENAALESQIESKMNERRFSPDGSSEKTNFESLNSLNSYKSPSNSDKSATGSPSMVQVLPDMINELPNSKLQAKKIMDAVIKEMVDVKLDNKMERKLLDIDYEVDSLERTQKRLESNLLNKHLKKQAENQGEVQRKNYYNKLPELVSRNEGYSLVSEVYVNDGYASPANSDDSGPEISYEPEQPGHLTIKVQDSPDNYVKYDESEYEPDTLDRKPMKLKINGDVIYDNKEANNEVYVDSLERPSQILLKSKGSFRDEANLDGTGDENDNRNENGNRNGGNSLTRGYGSLREIYEARLRMAVDSNLMNTNSLNGQPTSSIGKNKKYLTPDLRQARRQRKQNQPDVVPLPPEESEAEGKSLVNGQQENGPKNVLDRRFTDTGNPTAGGCSPVVNGDHVGKKSRREGKRGAKNPGKVEDSGYLSSTDSNGSNKHLLKYEFGSVSETDENESVCDAAESESGAESVDTDSVFFGNFRKLTAGDQSKSYDSGVDFANYIKDKGKDKDSFKSEERYFFNSDSEHESFVTVLPHEGRNSLVL; this is translated from the exons GTTCTTGCGCTACTGCATGCACAGCTGTCAGTAGCGGAACAGCGAATCCTTACAAACGACAAATATCCCAAGTATCTGATGGCATTAATTCATCATCATTAACATCCAGCGTAACAACGAGCCCAGTCGCCACAAACACAACCTGTGTCTGTCAATGTAAATCAGAGCTGGCTCTTTTTCGTGAGGACTTGAACATTTGCGTGAGCGATATCCACG AATGCAGAGTCACAGGTTTTATCAGCAATGCCGGTGTTGTGGAAAGAATTCCTTACGTATTTTTGCCGCAACTTGGACAGATAATTTATCCTCAAGCAGAAATTCAATTTCAGG GTGTTACGGCCCCAGTATGTGGTATCGCTGGCGCTCAACAGCTCGGAAGATCAGGCTGGTCGGAGTTCAGAAATTTATCCAGTACAGAGTCGCCGTTCCGACTTTTCAAAGATCAAAACAAAACGTTTATTCAG tGGATAGGTGACGTTGGACTGAGAGAATCCGCGGAAGGTAAATTAATCGCGGTTAAATTAGTCTGCAGAGATGCGTCGCCTAATTCAACAAATCCAGGTGTCTTTATACCTTGTGTCGCGTTTAGAGTCGCGGGTTCGCCATCAAGAAGCA atATTCGAGAAGTTTCATTCGTCTCGACTGGACCATATCACCAAGGCCTCTCAACACTCGAATATACGGCGATAGGAATCTCAATCCTGCTGTTAGTATTGATATACATCGCAAGCGTGTCTCTGTACCTACACACCCGCAAAGCCCGACGGAAAAGAAATGCCCGAGACCCAGAACTGACAATTCCTAGCCGCGAGGCCGCGggactgataaaaaataatccttTGCTGAACCGACACTTTGAAAGTGACAGCAATAGCCTTCACAGCGAGACTAGTGACCCCGTTGGCGAGGAGTACAATCCAACTGACCCCGACACCGGATTCGAGAAAGTAACCTCTGCTATTATTCATCCCCATGCGATGTTTGTCGAGCATGCTAACGACTCAATGATGGGTTCGTCATCCTCCGCAATAATTGCTGAGCGCTTGCCCGAGGAAGATGTCAGGATTGTTGAGACTGCTGATACTGCTAATCAGTTTCAGCAGCAATTGCATCACCAGCAGTTTGATATGTCGGTATTACCGGGTATTCAGCGGAGGAAGTTGTATTTCAATCCGGCTTACTTTGATCGACAATTACTGTTG GCTCCACCACCAGCAGCCATCGAATTCATCCTAAAAATCCGCGAAGTGATATCCATCGCCAAGCACAAATTAACTGCTAAGCGTTTCATACCGACTCTCACCAAAATTCCCGAAGAAGATAGCGTTAGTTCGGATAAGTGCAGCACCTCCCACAAGCGCGCAGCCTCATCAATCCGAAGTTCAATTACAAAATCCCGGAAATCTCAGAAATGTACCGGTTGTCCAGGTTGCTTGGACACTCGACAAATATCAACCAATAACGGCAACCTACCTTTGCTAAATCTTCCTGACGACCATTTGCGGCCAGTTGGGGAAAGCCGGGTCCGTGCTTGGCTTGAAGATATCAAGCCTCCTTCAGAATCGCGGCGTAAATTAgataacaacaacaactatCACTACAATGGTTTCAACAAAAACCAACTACAAGACAATTCGCGTGTGTTTGCCCGCAGTTTGGAATATCTGAATGACATTCCGCGACGAAACACCAGCAGAAACTCCCTGACAACGTGGAAAGACCCGCCGATGCTTCGTACTTTCCAGAATATTGCACTAAGTGAATGCGATGACGACCAAACCAGCCAACACAGCGTCTCAAAACGCTCCACCAAATCGATGTTTGAAGACACCAACTACGACCGGTATTGTCGCACCCGCAAGTGTACTTTACTTCAGCAGAAGATCAACACCATCAACGAAGTAAACCAAATCAACGACAAGGTTCGGAAGGCCATTGAGAATTCGTTCATCAAGCAAATGGAGGAAAATGCGGCTTTGGAGAGTCAGATTGAATCAAAAATGAACGAAAGACGCTTTTCACCGGACGGAAGCTCTGAAAAAACGAATTTCGAGTCCTTGAACTCTCTAAACTCCTACAAATCTCCAAGTAACTCAGATAAATCCGCTACTGGATCACCCTCGATGGTCCAGGTTTTGCCCGACATGATTAACGAGCTCCCTAATTCAAAGCTACAAGCCAAGAAGATAATGGACGCGGTTATCAAGGAAATGGTCGACGTGAAATTGGACAACAAGATGGAGCGCAAGTTGCTGGACATCGACTATGAAGTGGACAGTCTTGAGCGAACCCAGAAGCGTTTGGAGTCAAACTTGCTTAATAAGCACCTCAAGAAACAGGCTGAGAACCAAGGAGAGGTACAACGGAAAAATTACTACAACAAACTACCGGAATTGGTTTCAAGAAATGAAGGATACTCGTTAGTTAGCGAAGTTTACGTTAATGATGGGTACGCCAGTCCAGCAAACAGCGACGATTCTGGACCAGAAATCAGCTACGAGCCGGAACAACCAGGTCATTTGACGATCAAAGTTCAAGATTCTCCGGATAATTATGTTAAGTATGATGAATCTGAGTATGAGCCTGATACCTTGGATCGCAAGCCCATGAAGTTAAAGATCAATGGGGATGTTATCTATGACAACAAAGAAGCTAACAATGAAGTTTATGTGGATTCTCTGGAACGGCCGTCACAAATTTTGCTGAAAAGCAAAGGGAGCTTCAGAGATGAGGCGAATTTAGATGGTACAGGCGATGAAAATGACAATAGAAACGAAAATGGGAATCGTAATGGAGGAAATTCGCTTACGCGTGGATATGGAAGTTTGAGAGAAATCTACGAAGCGAGACTCAGGATGGCTGTTGATAGTAATTTAATGAACACTAATTCATTGAACGGACAGCCCACTTCTTCAATTGGAAAAAACAAGAAGTATCTGACTCCTGATCTGAGACAGGCCAGGAGGCAACGGAAGCAGAATCAACCTGACGTGGTTCCTCTGCCTCCTGAAGAATCAGAAGCTGAGGGGAAGTCTTTAGTGAATGGTCAGCAGGAAAATGGTCCAAAAAACGTCCTGGACAGGAGATTTACTGATACGGGTAACCCTACGGCCGGTGGATGTTCTCCTGTCGTTAATGGCGACCACGTAGGGAAGAAAAGCCGCCGAGAAGGAAAGAGGGGTGCTAAGAATCCAGGAAAAGTTGAGGACTCTGGGTATCTTAGCAGCACGGACAGCAATGGCTCTAATAAACACTTGCTGAAGTACGAATTTGGCAGTGTTTCCGAAACTGATGAAAACGAATCGGTTTGCGATGCTGCTGAAAGTGAGAGCGGAGCAGAGAGCGTCGATACTGATAGTGTGTTTTTTGGGAACTTCAGAAAACTCACGGCAGGGGACCAGTCCAAGAGCTATGACTCGGGGGTAGATTTTGCGAACTATATTAAAGATAAAGGAAAGGATAAAGACAGTTTTAAAAGTGAggagagatatttttttaatagtgaTAGCGAACATGAGAGCTTTGTTACTGTTTTACCGCACGAGGGTAGGAATAGTCTAGTGCTTTGA